Proteins encoded in a region of the Halobacteriovoraceae bacterium genome:
- the rfbB gene encoding dTDP-glucose 4,6-dehydratase yields the protein MGQQTILVTGGSGFIGSNFIKYIINKYPQYSIINLDVLTYAANPQFLEHFKDHPQYKFIQGNICNKQLIDKIFAEYNIHDVIHFAAESHVDNSIQTPEVFIQSNILGTFVLLDKVKNVWLDENYKVKAGFETSRFHHISTDEVFGSLGQEGLFSEFTPYMPNSPYSASKAASDHLVRAYNKTYGLNTTLTNCSNNFGPHQHDEKLIPTIIRNAINNNSIPVYGKGENIRDWLFVEDHCKAIDLVFHRSESGQTYNIGGNNELRNIDLVYSICRKLDELVPRKNHTKYEDLITFVPDRPGHDLRYAIDASKIENVLGFKEISKFDDAIEKTIQWYLAKYI from the coding sequence ATGGGGCAACAAACTATTCTTGTGACGGGTGGTTCTGGCTTTATTGGCTCAAACTTCATTAAGTACATAATCAATAAATATCCACAATACTCTATCATAAATTTGGATGTTCTCACTTATGCTGCTAACCCCCAATTTTTAGAACACTTTAAAGATCATCCACAATACAAGTTTATTCAAGGTAATATTTGCAACAAACAACTCATTGATAAAATCTTTGCTGAATACAATATCCACGATGTAATTCATTTTGCAGCAGAATCTCATGTGGATAACTCAATCCAGACTCCAGAAGTTTTTATCCAGTCAAATATACTTGGAACTTTTGTCTTATTAGATAAAGTCAAAAACGTATGGCTAGATGAAAACTATAAAGTCAAAGCTGGTTTTGAAACATCAAGATTTCATCATATATCAACAGATGAAGTCTTTGGCTCTCTTGGACAAGAAGGACTCTTTAGTGAATTTACTCCCTATATGCCCAACTCTCCCTACTCTGCTTCAAAAGCAGCGTCAGATCATTTGGTCAGGGCCTATAATAAAACATATGGACTAAATACAACTCTTACAAACTGTTCAAACAACTTCGGCCCTCATCAACATGATGAGAAGCTTATCCCCACAATTATTAGAAATGCCATAAATAACAACTCTATTCCAGTTTATGGTAAAGGTGAAAATATTAGGGATTGGTTATTTGTTGAAGATCACTGCAAGGCCATTGATTTGGTATTTCATAGATCAGAAAGTGGCCAGACTTATAATATTGGAGGAAACAATGAATTAAGAAACATTGATCTTGTCTACTCCATTTGTCGCAAACTTGATGAGTTAGTTCCAAGAAAAAATCATACAAAATACGAAGATTTAATTACATTTGTTCCTGATAGACCAGGACATGATCTTAGATATGCTATAGATGCTTCAAAAATAGAAAATGTCTTAGGTTTTAAAGAAATATCTAAATTTGATGATGCCATAGAAAAAACAATTCAGTGGTATTTGGCAAAATACATATAA
- a CDS encoding NTP transferase domain-containing protein: MERSTGDISVLVLAGGLATRMRPLTEKFPKILLEVAGRPFLFHQLELLRKNGFRNIIFSTGYLGELVEEAFEGNKEFKDFNIAFCHDGKNRLGTGGATKNSLDLLTDIFVVLYGDSYLLYDYSKILKSFDETKYNALMTVYHNEDLHDSSNVYFENGDIVKYDKIDKTSDMKHIDWGFNIFQKSAFENFKDLEIFDLSEVFQKSLKDNKLQGFEVGQRFYEIGSIDGLEELNTFLRKNL, from the coding sequence ATGGAGCGTAGTACTGGTGATATAAGTGTTTTAGTATTGGCCGGAGGATTGGCCACAAGAATGCGTCCACTTACAGAAAAATTTCCCAAAATTTTGCTTGAAGTGGCCGGAAGACCATTTCTATTCCATCAGTTGGAGCTTTTGCGAAAAAATGGATTTAGAAATATTATCTTTTCTACAGGTTATCTTGGCGAATTGGTTGAAGAGGCCTTTGAAGGCAACAAAGAATTTAAGGATTTTAATATTGCTTTTTGTCATGATGGAAAAAATCGTTTAGGAACAGGTGGAGCGACCAAAAACAGTCTAGATTTATTAACAGATATATTTGTCGTATTATACGGTGATTCCTATTTGCTCTATGATTATTCAAAGATCCTTAAATCATTTGACGAAACAAAATATAATGCACTCATGACAGTATATCACAATGAAGATCTGCATGATTCTTCAAATGTTTATTTTGAAAATGGTGACATTGTAAAATATGATAAAATAGATAAAACTTCGGACATGAAACACATTGATTGGGGTTTTAATATTTTTCAAAAGTCAGCTTTTGAAAATTTCAAGGATCTGGAAATCTTTGATCTAAGCGAAGTTTTTCAAAAGTCACTCAAAGATAATAAGCTTCAAGGTTTTGAAGTTGGTCAGCGTTTTTATGAAATTGGATCTATTGATGGTTTAGAAGAATTAAATACTTTTTTGAGAAAAAACCTTTAA
- the tnpA gene encoding IS200/IS605 family transposase encodes MNITYKNNNNISYSCKYHIVWCPKYRRKILVGAVEKRLKKIIKDICNELKCELFDVECDKDHIHLLVECDPQFGVHKLVKILKGRSSRILREEFPELKKKLPTLWTNSYFVSTVGGAPLEIVKQYVANQKTRYQDIKEKGWNNNGRG; translated from the coding sequence ATGAATATCACATACAAGAATAATAACAATATTTCGTATTCATGCAAATATCATATCGTTTGGTGTCCAAAATATCGTCGAAAAATACTTGTTGGAGCCGTTGAAAAAAGGCTTAAAAAAATAATTAAAGATATATGTAATGAATTAAAATGTGAACTATTTGATGTTGAATGCGATAAAGACCATATTCATCTTCTTGTTGAATGTGACCCTCAATTTGGAGTTCATAAATTAGTAAAAATACTAAAAGGGAGAAGCTCAAGGATTTTAAGAGAAGAATTTCCTGAATTGAAAAAGAAACTCCCAACATTATGGACAAATAGTTATTTTGTAAGCACGGTTGGCGGAGCACCACTCGAAATCGTAAAACAATATGTAGCAAATCAAAAAACGAGATACCAAGATATTAAAGAAAAAGGATGGAATAATAACGGAAGGGGGTAA
- a CDS encoding transposase: MRKSFKYKLFNNKRKARKLEQELFVFNQIYNHSLALIKKHYKLFGKNPSKNNLQKHLKKLMDRGQKPEWRAPGYSQGIQDVTDRLYKSYDAFFKWCKRRNGPRFAPPKFKPFRKAKSFTLKQAGWKLDEEKGRVKIGKTWYRYNNSRKIIGTPKTITVSRDSVGDWYISISCVLEKEFIPSNSKPATGKSAGFDFGLKSFLTASDGSVYESSEFLNVHLDELKNKSRKHSKKLKGSKNRKKSRKVLARVHRKIANKRRDAHFKMALELVQKYDYIFFEDLNLEGMKRLWGRKISDYSFAMFLQILEFKAVEHRKTLHKVDRFFPSSKLCSKCGNIKLKDELHLKDRVYRCECGHEMDRDLNAAINILKEGASSLGLDVVIPEFAQVRVA, from the coding sequence ATGAGAAAAAGTTTTAAATACAAATTATTCAACAACAAAAGAAAAGCAAGAAAACTTGAACAAGAGTTATTTGTATTTAATCAAATTTATAATCATTCATTAGCATTGATTAAAAAGCACTATAAATTATTCGGTAAAAACCCAAGCAAAAACAATCTGCAAAAACACCTTAAAAAATTAATGGATAGAGGTCAAAAACCTGAATGGAGGGCACCTGGGTATTCCCAAGGGATTCAGGACGTAACAGATAGGCTATATAAATCATACGACGCATTTTTTAAGTGGTGTAAACGGAGAAATGGACCTAGATTTGCTCCGCCAAAATTTAAGCCCTTTAGAAAAGCAAAATCATTCACTTTAAAGCAAGCAGGGTGGAAGCTTGATGAAGAAAAAGGTCGAGTTAAAATTGGAAAAACTTGGTATCGATATAATAATTCTAGAAAAATAATTGGAACACCAAAAACAATAACAGTTTCAAGAGACTCAGTCGGAGATTGGTACATCTCAATTAGCTGTGTGCTTGAAAAAGAATTTATTCCTTCCAACAGCAAGCCGGCGACGGGTAAAAGCGCGGGGTTTGACTTCGGATTAAAATCTTTTTTGACTGCAAGTGACGGAAGTGTGTACGAATCATCTGAGTTTTTAAATGTTCACCTCGATGAACTAAAAAACAAATCGAGAAAGCATTCAAAAAAGTTAAAAGGTTCAAAAAACCGAAAGAAGAGTCGTAAAGTACTTGCAAGAGTTCATAGGAAAATTGCAAACAAAAGACGAGATGCTCATTTTAAAATGGCACTCGAACTTGTTCAAAAATACGACTACATCTTTTTTGAAGACTTAAATCTTGAAGGCATGAAGCGCCTTTGGGGAAGAAAAATCTCAGACTATTCTTTTGCAATGTTTTTGCAAATTTTGGAATTCAAAGCAGTTGAACACAGAAAAACCCTTCATAAAGTGGATAGATTTTTTCCAAGTTCTAAACTTTGTTCAAAATGCGGAAACATTAAATTAAAAGATGAACTTCATTTAAAAGACCGTGTATACAGATGTGAATGTGGTCATGAAATGGACAGAGATTTAAACGCAGCAATTAATATTTTAAAGGAAGGGGCATCTTCCTTGGGGTTAGATGTGGTAATTCCTGAGTTCGCTCAGGTTCGCGTTGCTTGA
- a CDS encoding galactokinase — MLITRSPLRISLGGGGTDLPSYYEKYGGFLIAGAINKYIYITIHKIFHEKNHILKYSEFEKVRTIDEIKHPIIKEALKDIHLGNEYLEIASMADIPAGTGLGSSGSFTTGLLKALHYYNRHILTQEELAEMACDIEINKLGEPIGKQDQYAAAFGGLTCFEFQKDGKVIASPLNITNETLYDLEDNLLLFFTGYSRSASNILKDQKVKSEKNDEEMINNLHFVKELGLQSKAALEAGDLFKFGELMNTHWENKVKRSSGMSNSQINDWYQLALKNGAVGGKLIGAGGGGFLMFYAQDNEKLRRAMGNQGLKEVRCRFDFDGTKVIV; from the coding sequence GTGCTTATTACTCGTAGCCCACTAAGAATTTCACTTGGAGGAGGAGGGACTGACCTACCTTCGTATTATGAAAAATACGGCGGTTTTTTAATTGCTGGTGCTATTAACAAGTATATTTATATTACTATTCATAAAATATTTCATGAGAAAAATCACATCTTAAAATATTCTGAGTTTGAAAAAGTAAGAACTATTGATGAAATCAAACATCCGATTATCAAAGAAGCATTAAAAGATATACATCTAGGAAACGAATATTTAGAAATAGCTTCTATGGCCGATATTCCGGCCGGAACTGGACTCGGATCTTCTGGATCATTTACAACAGGTTTACTTAAGGCCCTTCATTATTATAATCGTCATATCTTAACTCAGGAAGAACTTGCAGAGATGGCCTGCGATATTGAAATTAATAAACTTGGGGAACCTATAGGAAAACAGGATCAGTACGCCGCGGCCTTTGGAGGTCTTACTTGTTTTGAATTTCAAAAAGATGGAAAAGTCATTGCTTCTCCTTTGAATATTACCAATGAGACACTTTATGATTTAGAAGATAATCTCCTACTCTTCTTCACCGGTTACTCTAGGAGTGCTTCAAATATTTTGAAAGACCAAAAAGTAAAAAGCGAAAAAAATGATGAAGAAATGATCAATAATCTCCACTTTGTTAAAGAATTGGGACTTCAATCGAAGGCCGCACTCGAAGCAGGGGATCTTTTCAAATTTGGTGAACTCATGAACACTCATTGGGAAAATAAAGTCAAACGTTCAAGCGGTATGAGTAATTCCCAGATTAATGATTGGTATCAACTGGCCCTTAAAAATGGAGCAGTCGGAGGTAAACTCATTGGAGCAGGAGGAGGAGGATTTCTGATGTTTTATGCTCAAGACAATGAAAAACTTAGACGGGCCATGGGAAATCAAGGTTTAAAAGAAGTCAGATGTCGCTTTGACTTTGATGGAACGAAAGTGATTGTTTAA
- a CDS encoding Gfo/Idh/MocA family oxidoreductase, with the protein MRVAIIGCGLIGEKRLKAIGKDHIVCALCDTDLERARTLKTYASQNTLLTDDYQKAISQSECDIVIIATIVSKLSEITKFSVDNKKHVIVEKPCGRNFKEIGPILKTAQEFNLKVMAGFNHRFHPAMLKAKEIIDSGDLGELMFLRGRYGHGGRVGYEKEWRANPELSGGGELIDQGVHLIDLSRWYLGDFPIVQGEAHTLFWDMKVDDNAFMKLTTQKQQIAWLHVSCSEWKNMFSLEIYGRRGKIQIEGLGRSYGTEKLTYYKMLPEMGPPETELFEYSGEDLSWNKQFEHFIDCIEQDTPMLGSLTDAYESLKIVDHIYKESSCAYYS; encoded by the coding sequence ATGCGAGTGGCAATTATTGGCTGTGGTTTAATTGGTGAAAAAAGGCTTAAAGCGATTGGGAAGGACCACATTGTTTGTGCTCTTTGTGACACTGATCTTGAAAGGGCCAGAACTCTTAAAACATATGCCTCGCAAAATACACTTTTGACTGATGACTATCAAAAGGCCATTTCACAAAGCGAATGCGATATTGTCATCATTGCGACAATTGTATCGAAATTAAGTGAAATTACAAAGTTTTCTGTTGATAATAAAAAGCATGTCATCGTTGAAAAACCTTGTGGACGAAACTTCAAAGAAATTGGGCCGATTTTAAAAACTGCTCAAGAATTTAATTTAAAAGTAATGGCAGGATTCAATCATCGCTTCCATCCTGCGATGTTAAAAGCTAAAGAGATAATCGATTCTGGAGATCTAGGAGAACTTATGTTTCTAAGAGGTCGATATGGGCATGGTGGAAGAGTTGGCTACGAAAAAGAATGGAGGGCCAATCCAGAACTTTCAGGAGGGGGAGAGCTCATTGATCAGGGAGTCCATCTTATCGACTTATCGAGATGGTATTTAGGCGATTTTCCAATTGTTCAAGGTGAAGCACATACTCTTTTTTGGGATATGAAAGTAGATGACAATGCCTTTATGAAGCTTACGACTCAAAAGCAACAAATTGCTTGGTTGCATGTAAGTTGCTCCGAATGGAAGAATATGTTTTCTCTAGAAATATATGGAAGAAGAGGTAAGATTCAAATTGAGGGACTTGGAAGAAGTTACGGGACTGAAAAACTAACTTATTATAAAATGCTCCCTGAGATGGGCCCTCCCGAAACAGAGTTATTTGAATACTCTGGTGAAGATCTCTCTTGGAACAAACAATTTGAACATTTTATTGATTGCATAGAACAAGATACTCCGATGTTGGGAAGTTTAACAGATGCCTATGAATCTCTTAAAATAGTTGATCATATTTACAAGGAGAGCAGTTGTGCTTATTACTCGTAG
- a CDS encoding NAD-dependent epimerase/dehydratase family protein — translation MRYFVTGGAGFIGSNMVDRLLEMGNSVTIYDNFSTGHRHFVENALKNDKCTLIEADLLDESTLDSSIAGHDFVFHFAANADVKDGLKHPRKDLEQNTIATFNVLEAMRKNNIKKIAFSSTGSVYGEHPTIPTPEDGAFPIQTSLYATSKVAGEGLISSYAEGFGFTGYIFRFVSILGERYTHGHVFDFYKKLLKDPSQMEVLGNGKQRKSYLYIQDCIDAILTTIDRATENVNIYNLGTDEYCQVNDSINWITKSLGLTPKLMYTGGDRGWVGDNPFIFLDTKKIRSLGWKPKLSIEESILKTLDYLKNNKHLLERV, via the coding sequence ATGAGGTATTTTGTCACTGGTGGAGCTGGTTTTATAGGAAGTAACATGGTTGATAGGCTGCTCGAAATGGGAAATAGTGTCACTATCTACGATAACTTTTCTACTGGCCATCGACACTTTGTTGAAAATGCCCTTAAAAATGATAAATGTACTTTGATCGAAGCTGATCTCTTGGACGAATCCACACTCGACTCTAGTATCGCAGGGCATGATTTCGTTTTTCACTTTGCAGCAAATGCTGATGTAAAAGATGGATTAAAACATCCAAGAAAAGACTTAGAACAAAATACCATTGCAACATTTAACGTCTTAGAAGCAATGAGAAAAAACAATATTAAAAAAATAGCATTTTCTTCTACTGGTTCAGTTTATGGTGAACATCCAACAATTCCAACTCCTGAAGATGGTGCTTTTCCAATCCAAACATCACTTTATGCAACAAGTAAGGTTGCGGGAGAGGGTTTAATTTCAAGCTATGCAGAGGGCTTTGGATTCACTGGATATATTTTCAGATTCGTTTCAATTCTAGGAGAAAGATATACTCATGGCCATGTTTTTGATTTTTATAAAAAACTTCTCAAAGACCCTTCTCAAATGGAAGTACTTGGAAACGGAAAGCAAAGAAAATCTTATCTCTATATTCAAGACTGCATTGATGCAATTTTAACTACAATTGATAGGGCCACTGAAAATGTAAATATTTATAATCTTGGAACAGACGAATATTGCCAGGTTAATGACTCGATTAATTGGATTACAAAATCTTTAGGTCTCACTCCAAAGCTCATGTACACAGGAGGAGACAGAGGTTGGGTTGGAGATAATCCCTTTATATTTCTCGATACCAAAAAAATTCGTTCTCTTGGATGGAAACCTAAACTTAGTATAGAAGAGTCAATTTTAAAAACTCTGGATTACTTAAAAAATAATAAACACTTATTAGAAAGAGTTTAA
- a CDS encoding SDR family oxidoreductase yields MSLENRKMIITGASTGLGLAMAKRFVQEGAHVAICARSSEKIQLAKDELSKYKKNVNQIIYAAACDVANQQDVNSFLENAAKSMNGVDVLICNAGVLGPKGELDEYTLSDWINTININLIGTVSCCQEALKFLKKSIDAKIIILSGGGATKGMPYVSAYAASKAGVVRFAETLAMELEKYRIDVNCIAPGAMNTKFLDEVIAAGPSKVREEYYKSSLKQKESGGAGFEKATNLAVYLSSQSSNGITGKLISAIWDPWEIFNDHRKDIQETDVYTIRRIAPIDRAMSWDPYANN; encoded by the coding sequence ATGAGTTTGGAAAATAGGAAGATGATTATAACGGGCGCGAGCACTGGACTTGGACTTGCGATGGCCAAGAGATTTGTGCAAGAAGGAGCACATGTGGCCATCTGTGCGCGATCCAGTGAAAAAATCCAATTGGCAAAAGATGAATTATCCAAATATAAAAAAAATGTGAATCAGATTATCTATGCAGCCGCATGCGACGTTGCTAATCAGCAAGATGTGAATTCATTTTTAGAAAATGCTGCAAAATCTATGAATGGTGTAGATGTTCTTATTTGTAATGCCGGAGTTTTAGGACCTAAGGGCGAGCTTGATGAGTATACTCTTAGTGATTGGATTAATACGATTAATATAAACTTAATTGGGACCGTTTCTTGTTGTCAGGAAGCTCTCAAGTTTTTAAAAAAATCAATTGATGCTAAAATTATAATTCTCTCAGGGGGAGGTGCAACTAAAGGAATGCCTTACGTATCGGCCTATGCGGCCAGTAAAGCAGGAGTTGTACGTTTTGCAGAGACTCTGGCCATGGAATTAGAGAAGTATAGAATTGATGTAAATTGTATTGCCCCAGGGGCAATGAATACAAAATTTTTGGATGAAGTCATAGCAGCTGGGCCGAGTAAAGTTCGTGAGGAATATTATAAGAGTTCGTTAAAACAAAAAGAAAGCGGTGGCGCAGGTTTTGAGAAGGCCACGAATTTAGCGGTTTATTTATCAAGTCAGTCTAGTAATGGTATTACAGGAAAGCTTATCAGTGCAATTTGGGATCCTTGGGAAATATTCAATGATCATCGAAAAGATATTCAAGAGACAGATGTTTACACTATTCGTAGGATTGCTCCAATCGATAGGGCGATGTCCTGGGATCCCTATGCAAATAATTAG